The Struthio camelus isolate bStrCam1 unplaced genomic scaffold, bStrCam1.hap1 HAP1_SCAFFOLD_48, whole genome shotgun sequence genome contains a region encoding:
- the LOC138065199 gene encoding olfactory receptor 10A4-like, translating into MRDLWRSVEKGEWENCTSPKEFLLLGMGNVVSSLQAPLFLLSLIIYSVTMVANMLIVVLVVADRHLHTPMYFFLGNLSSLETCYSSTILPRLLASFLTGDSIISAHGCMAQFYFFVAFAVSECYLLAMMSYDRYLAICQPLLYASRMTWKVSLQLAAASWLVGLLISTVVTSFLSHLRFCGPNVIDHFFCDFTPLLELTCSDTRLVTLLASIIAVLDTVFPFVFTLVSYVCIIAAILRIPSSVGRQKAFSTCSSHLIVVSVFYGTLIIVYLMPRAPQLRQLYKVFSFFYTVLTPLVNPLIYSLHNREVRAALRKGLSRALANSKSSEYCCGRVVKPPRVHT; encoded by the coding sequence ATGCGGGACCTGTGGCGCTCTGTGGAGAAAGGGGAATGGGAGAATTGCACATCGCCAAAGgagtttctcctgctgggaatggggaatgttgtctcctcgctccaggcaccactcttcctcctctcactcATCATCTACTCAGTAACAATGGTCGCAAACATGCTCattgttgtgctggtggtggcagaccggcacctgcacacccccatgtacttcttcctgggcaatctgtcctccttggagacctgctacagctccaccatcctgccccggctgctggccagcttcctgactggagacAGCATCATCTCTGCTCATGGCTGTATGGCTCAGTTCTATTTCTTTGTTGCCTTTGCAGTTAGTGAGTGTTACCTGCTGGCCATGATGTCCTACGATCGGTACTTGGCCATATGCCAGCCCCTGCTCTATGCAAGCCGCATGACCTGGAaggtctctctgcagctggcagcagcctcttggctagTGGGACTCCTTATCTCTACAGTAGTCACTTCTTTCTTGTCCCACTTAAGGTTTTGTGGCCCCAATGTTATTGACCActtcttctgtgatttcacaCCATTGCTGGAGCTCACCTGCAGTGACACCAGGCTGGTCACACTACTAGCTTCCATAATAGCTGTCCTGGATACAGTTTTCCCCTTCGTGTTCACACTGGTCTCCTACGTATGCATCATAGCTGCCATCCTGAGGATCCCGTCCAGTGTGGGCAGGCAgaaggccttctccacctgctcctCTCACCTCATCGTTGTCTCTGTTTTCTACGGCACCCTCATCATTGTCTACCTGATGCCCAGAGCcccccagctgaggcagctctacaaagtgttctcctttttctacacCGTCCTCACACCCCTGgtcaaccccctcatctacagcctgcaCAACAGGGAGGTCAGGGCggccctgaggaaagggctcagcagagctttggccaACTCCAAGAGCTCCGAGTATTGCTGTGGCAGGGTGGTAAAACCCCCTCGGGTGCATACGTGA